A genomic stretch from Thunnus maccoyii chromosome 19, fThuMac1.1, whole genome shotgun sequence includes:
- the LOC121886116 gene encoding tripartite motif-containing protein 16-like, with translation MAQNEIKMGREKLSCSICLDLLKDPVTTPCGHNYCMNCIKSYWDGDDQKKICCCPQCRKTFRPRPVLVKNTMLADLVEELKKTDLQVALADHRYARPDDVACDVCTGRKLKALKSCLVCQVSYCEQHLQPHYESPAFEKHKLVDPSKKLQENICSHHGEVIKIFCRTDQHCICYLCSMDEHKDHDTVLASEERNEKRKDVKITQQKFQQRIQDRENDVKILQQEVETINRSADQAVRDSEKIFNELIRLIEKRSSDMKQQIRSRQKIKVSQAKELQRKLQQEITDLRRKDAELKQLSHTDDHIHFLHNYPSLSHLSESINPPSIELCPLRYFDGVTVAVSQVRDKLQDIFTEEWTKILLTEISTDVLLPQAEPKTREEFLQYTCQIELDPNTVHVQLLLSEGNKKTTVMTEKQLYPYHINRFTQQQQVLGRDSLMGRCYWEVEKGEFETRVAVTYKDISRTGGESRFGENDRSWALQCSEESYEFIHNKVRTYISGPQSSRVGVYLDHRAGILSFYSVSDTMTLLHRVQTTFTQPLYVGFRIYGFNHSVEMCELK, from the coding sequence ATGGCTCAGAATGAAATTAAGATGGGCCGGGAAAAACTCTCCTGTTCAATCTGtttggatctactgaaggatccagTGACTACTCCCTGTGGACACAACTACTGTATGAACTGTATTAAAAGCTACTGGGATGGAGACGATCAGAAGAAAATCTGCTGCTGTCCTCAGTGCAGAAAGACCTTCAgaccgaggcctgtcctggtgaaaaacaccatgttagcagatttagtggaggagctgaagaagacaGACCTCCAAGTTGCTCTGGCTGATCACCGCTATGCCAGACCTGATGAcgtggcctgtgatgtctgcactgggagaaAACTGAAAGCtctcaagtcctgtctggtgtgtcaaGTCTCTTACTGTGAGCAACACCTCCAGCCTCACTATGAGTCTCCTGCCtttgaaaaacacaagctggtcgacccctccaAGAAGCttcaggagaacatctgctctcatcATGGTGAGGTGATAAAGATTTTCTGCCGCACTGATCAGCActgtatctgttatctctgctccaTGGATGAACATAAAGACCATGACACTGTCTTAGCTTCAGAGGAAAGGAATGAGAAGCGGAAAGATGTAAAGATTACTCAGCAAAAattccagcagagaatccaggacagagaaaATGATGTGAAGATACTTCAGCAGGAGGTGGAGACCATCAATCGTTCTGCTGATCAAGCAGTGAGGGACAGCGAGAAGATCTTCAATGAGTTGATCCGTCTCATTGAGAAAAGAAGCTCAGATATGAAACAACAGATCAGATCAAggcagaaaattaaagtgagtCAAGCCAAAGAGCTTCAGAGGAAACTgcagcaggagatcactgatCTGAGGAGGAAAGATGCTGAACTGAAACAGCTTTCACACACAGATGATCACATCCATTTTTTACACAAttacccctcactgtcacatcTCAGTGAATCCATAAACCCACCCAGCATCGAACTCTGTCCACTGCGGTACTTTGACGGTGTGACTGTGGCTGTGTCGCAAGTCAGAGATAAACTACAGGACATTTTTACTGAGGAATGGACTAAGATCTTACTGACAGAGATATCAACGGATGTTTTACTTCCACAAGCAGAGCCCAAGACCAGAGAGGAGTTCTTACAATACACTTGTCAAATCgaactggatccaaacacagtaCATGTACAGCTGTTATTGTCTGAggggaacaaaaaaacaacagtgatgACAGAGAAACAGTTATATCCTTATCACATTAACAGATTCACCCAACAGCAGCAGGTCCTGGGTAGAGACAGTCTGATGGGACGTTGTTATTGGGAGGTGGAGAAGGGAGAATTCGAAACTAGAGTAGCAGTCACATACAAGGATATTAGCAGAACAGGAGGTGAAAGTAGATTTGGAGAAAATGATAGGTCTTGGGCATTACAGTGTTCAGAGGAGAGTTATGAATTCATTCATAATAAAGTCAGAACTTATATCTCAGGCCCTCAGTCCTCCAGAGTcggagtgtacctggatcatagagcaggtattctgtccttctacagcgtctctgacaccatgactctcctccacagagtccagaccacattcactcagccgCTCTATGTTGGATTCAGGATTTATGGCTTTAATCACTCTGTTGAAATGTGTGAGCTCAAATAG